Genomic segment of Paenibacillus polymyxa:
ATGGCTCTTGAACGGGTGCCTTCGGATATCCGTGCAGCTGGTGGGGTTGCTCGTATGGCTGACCCAACGATTGTGGAAGAAGTTATGAAGGTTGTTTCTATTCCTGTTATGGCTAAGGCTCGTATCGGTCACTATGTAGAGGCAAAGGTACTGGAATCTCTCGGTGTTGACTATCTCGATGAAAGCGAAGTGCTGACACCTGCGGATGAAGTTTTCCATATTGATAAGCGGGAGTTCACCGTTCCATTTGTTTGTGGAGCCAAGGATCTGGGAGAAGCGCTGCGTCGTATTGGTGAGGGTGCATCTATGATCCGTACGAAGGGCGAACCGGGGACTGGGAATATTGTTGAGGCCGTTCGGCATATGCGTTTTATCAATGGTCAAATTCGCAAGGTGCAAAACTTGTCGAAGGACGAGCTGTATGCAGAGGCGAAAAACCTCGGAGTTGCATATGAACTGCTGTTGGAAGTGCATGAGCTTGGCAAACTGCCA
This window contains:
- the pdxS gene encoding pyridoxal 5'-phosphate synthase lyase subunit PdxS codes for the protein METGTSRVKRGMAEMQKGGVIMDVMNAEQAKIAEAAGATAVMALERVPSDIRAAGGVARMADPTIVEEVMKVVSIPVMAKARIGHYVEAKVLESLGVDYLDESEVLTPADEVFHIDKREFTVPFVCGAKDLGEALRRIGEGASMIRTKGEPGTGNIVEAVRHMRFINGQIRKVQNLSKDELYAEAKNLGVAYELLLEVHELGKLPVVNFAAGGVATPADAALMMHLGADGVFVGSGIFKSDSPEKFARAIVEATTHYTDYKLIAEVSKNLGTPMKGIEISKLAPHERMQDRGW